The following coding sequences are from one Paenibacillus tundrae window:
- a CDS encoding response regulator, whose protein sequence is MNVLNILLVDDEDFVLEGLRDAVDWNHYGMNIIGYANNGKEAIDILTTSIAQVDIVITDIKMPIMDGFGLIEAIKSLNYPCKIVVLTGHDEFQFAKTAITYGVFEYLLKPVELDSITKVLEQLTRAIVDEKEKITATAQVEKKLKESLPLMQDQLLYSLLNGSYEPELMEFIGVPMNAACYQTLIGYVWPALITAPDMHIIREEVCNAVEICGDPVGFLYNTRGIIVIMSFSETNAIYQLESVLNEVSHQIQIKHHISVKFALGKMCTVAYQIPKSFLEAREAMRLNLLSVNTPTDEWEEPLENNQTLFPPKERQRLFNALSARNIESVEHYLDQLQSKYEKSQTLYPAGYLHKLSNELIMLLSVIQYEHNRTDEFWETSYTETIQKIQKSRHSEDVFPQIKSLYKQIAGSLTGSADKKNRQAIRMCLDYIDKNLDSEIRLEELAHMVFLTPNYLGAIFKERVGISFSEYLTQERMEKAKKLLSIPGNRVYEVSQQVGYKSAHYFSKLFKEYTGVKPSQFK, encoded by the coding sequence ATGAATGTACTGAACATACTTCTTGTAGATGATGAGGACTTTGTCCTGGAAGGATTAAGGGACGCAGTAGACTGGAATCATTACGGAATGAATATTATTGGATACGCAAACAATGGAAAAGAAGCTATTGATATACTCACTACTTCTATAGCGCAGGTTGATATTGTAATCACTGATATAAAAATGCCGATTATGGATGGTTTTGGGCTCATTGAAGCGATTAAATCCTTAAATTACCCGTGCAAAATTGTCGTACTTACTGGACATGATGAGTTTCAATTTGCCAAGACGGCAATTACTTACGGGGTTTTTGAATATCTCCTTAAACCAGTCGAACTGGATTCAATTACTAAAGTTCTTGAACAGTTGACTAGAGCAATTGTGGATGAAAAGGAAAAAATCACTGCGACCGCGCAGGTAGAGAAAAAATTAAAGGAAAGCCTGCCTCTTATGCAGGATCAATTACTATACAGCCTGTTAAACGGGAGCTATGAGCCAGAGCTTATGGAATTCATTGGCGTACCTATGAATGCCGCTTGTTATCAAACTTTGATTGGCTATGTTTGGCCCGCTCTGATTACCGCCCCAGACATGCACATCATTCGTGAAGAAGTCTGCAATGCAGTTGAAATCTGTGGTGATCCTGTCGGTTTTCTATATAATACCCGAGGTATCATTGTAATTATGAGCTTTTCCGAGACCAATGCGATCTACCAACTTGAGTCGGTTTTGAATGAGGTTAGCCATCAGATACAGATTAAGCATCACATTTCAGTTAAATTTGCGTTGGGCAAGATGTGCACTGTTGCTTATCAGATCCCCAAGTCGTTCCTTGAAGCTAGAGAAGCCATGAGACTGAATCTCCTCTCAGTCAATACGCCTACGGATGAGTGGGAAGAACCATTGGAGAATAACCAAACATTATTTCCACCTAAAGAACGTCAAAGACTGTTTAATGCTCTATCTGCCCGTAACATAGAATCAGTAGAACATTATCTGGATCAACTTCAATCCAAATATGAAAAGTCGCAGACCTTGTATCCGGCAGGCTATCTCCATAAGCTAAGCAATGAATTAATTATGCTATTATCTGTAATCCAGTATGAACATAATCGAACGGACGAATTTTGGGAAACTAGTTACACGGAGACGATCCAAAAAATTCAAAAATCTCGTCACTCGGAAGATGTCTTTCCTCAGATTAAATCACTATATAAACAGATTGCGGGCTCTCTTACTGGATCTGCTGACAAAAAAAATCGTCAAGCCATTCGTATGTGTCTTGATTACATTGACAAAAATTTGGACTCTGAAATTCGATTGGAGGAACTCGCTCACATGGTATTTCTTACACCCAACTATTTAGGAGCTATCTTCAAAGAACGCGTAGGAATTAGTTTTTCCGAATATCTAACCCAAGAGCGAATGGAAAAGGCCAAAAAATTACTAAGCATTCCTGGTAATCGAGTTTATGAAGTATCACAGCAGGTAGGATACAAAAGTGCTCATTATTTTAGCAAACTATTTAAAGAATATACTGGAGTCAAACCATCTCAATTCAAATAA